In Verrucomicrobiia bacterium, the sequence GGTCTCCAAGACCGGGGGGTTGGGAGTGGCCGACGTGGCGTTGGTGGAGATTCTCGAGGACAAGATCACCTGGGAACCGGCCCTGGACGAGATCGAGGCCGAGACCACCCGCAAGCGGCGGCGTCGGAGTTCGGGATCGTCAGCGTCTTCCGGAGCGGCCTGACGGTTGGCCTGGCGCGGGTGGCGCGAGTCTTGCCGCAGATCTCTGTGCAGGGGCCCCGGGGTATCCGGGGCTTTTCGTTTGGGGCGACTTACCCTCAACCTACCCTCAACCTACCTGCTCACCGAATGGCCGACATTGTCACCAACGCGAAGGCGCGGCGCGACTACCACATTCTCGACACCTTCGAGGCGGGGATTGTGCTGCGCGGCACGGAGGTGAAGGCGCTCCGGGCGGGGTTGGGGCAGATCGCCGACGCCTTTGCCCGGGTGGAGAACGGGGAGGTGTGGCTGCATAACGCGCACATCGACGAATACAGCTTCGGCAACCGCCAGAACCACGCTCCCAAGGCGCCCCGGAAGCTGCTCCTTCGGAAGCCCGAGATCCGCAAGCTCCTCGAGTTGGGCGCGATCAAGGGCCAGGCTCTGATCCCGCTTTCCTTCTATTGGAAAAACGGTCGGGTCAAGGTGGCGCTCGGCGTCGGGCGGGGAAAACGGGAGTTCGACAAGCGGGAGGATCTGAAGCGGCGGGATTCCGAGCGCGAATTGAGGCGGACCCTCAGTCACCGGCTGCCGGGAGGGTAGGGCGCCTTGCGACAATTCGCGGATGCGCCCGGGCGGAGGGGAGACTTCTGCAACCTGGGGTGGCGACCCCGGGTGCTGGGTGCGCCGGGGCCGCTGGCCCCGGAACTTCATTCCAAACCGAATCCTACCATGAACAAGTTCATTCCTTCCGCCCTGACTGTCGCCGCGCTGTTGCTGGCCACCCCGCTGGCCTTGCGGGCCGCCGAACCCCTGCCGGGATTTGTGGATTTCGGATCCTTCGTGCCGGACGGATCCGGAGGTCCGTTTGTCGAGGTCAACATTGGTCCGTCGCTGATCGGCCTGGTGGCCCGCCTGGCGGAGAAGACGGAGCCTGACGTGACCGAACTCCTGCGCGGGTTGAAGGCCGTGCGGGTGAACGTGATCGGTGTCAGCGACGCCAACCGGGCGGAGGTGGACGCCCGATTGACGAAGATCCGGGCGGACCTGGCGGTGGGCGGATGGGAGCGGGTGGTGAGTGTCCAGGAGGGGAAGCAGGATGTTGGAGTGTATCTCAAGCAACGCGGCGAGGAGGCGATCGAAGGGGTGGTGGTTACGGTCATTGGCGCGGGCAGGGAGGCGGTCTTCGTGAACATCGTCGGGGACATCCGTCCCGAGCGGATCGCGGAGGTGGCTGAGAAGCTGAACATCGCGCCGTTGAAGAAGGTGATGGGATCCTTGGGCAAGTCGTGACTCGATCCCTGGTGGACCGGGTGGCGCCCCAATGACGATCGGACCTTCCATTCCAACCGGGACTTCGAAGATGTCCTCGCGATCCTGCCGTTTCCCGTGGC encodes:
- a CDS encoding DNA-directed RNA polymerase subunit omega, which translates into the protein MNIELMRQATEKVGSPHVLVNLVSRRVRQLNGGGGGMGRPLVSKTGGLGVADVALVEILEDKITWEPALDEIEAETTRKRRRRSSGSSASSGAA
- the smpB gene encoding SsrA-binding protein SmpB; protein product: MADIVTNAKARRDYHILDTFEAGIVLRGTEVKALRAGLGQIADAFARVENGEVWLHNAHIDEYSFGNRQNHAPKAPRKLLLRKPEIRKLLELGAIKGQALIPLSFYWKNGRVKVALGVGRGKREFDKREDLKRRDSERELRRTLSHRLPGG
- a CDS encoding DUF4252 domain-containing protein; protein product: MNKFIPSALTVAALLLATPLALRAAEPLPGFVDFGSFVPDGSGGPFVEVNIGPSLIGLVARLAEKTEPDVTELLRGLKAVRVNVIGVSDANRAEVDARLTKIRADLAVGGWERVVSVQEGKQDVGVYLKQRGEEAIEGVVVTVIGAGREAVFVNIVGDIRPERIAEVAEKLNIAPLKKVMGSLGKS